The genomic stretch TTGCGAACGGCCTCGGCGGCGGATTGGCGCATGGATGTGCTCCTCTTTGCGCCAATCTATGCGCATAAGGAATGCGCATCAAGTCTGAACGCCGAGATGCGCGCGACATCAGCCTTTCTTGACCGCATGGCCGCCGAATTGCTGGCGCATCGCCGCCAGAAGCTTGTCGGAATAGCTGTCGCGATCGCGCGAGCGCAGCCGTCCGATCAGCGACATGGTAATCACCGGGGCAGGGACATCGAGCGCGATTGCCTCGGCCACCGTCCAGCGGCCCTCGCCGGAATCATCGACCCAAGGTTCAAGCCCGGTCATGCCGGGGTCCTTTTCCAAGGCGGCGGCGGTCAGATCGAGCAGCCAAGACCGGATGACGCTGCCCTCGCGCCAGATCTCCGAGATCTGATGCAGGTCGAGGTCAAATTCGCGCTTGTGGTGCAGGATGGCGAAACCCTCAGCATAGGCCTCCATCATGCCGTATTCGATGCCGTTGTGGATCATCTTGGTGAAATGACCCGCGCCGACCGGACCGACCCGGCCCCAGCCAGAGGTCGGGCTGGGGGCAAGGCTGGCAAAGATCGGGCGCAGGCTTTCGACCACCTCGGGTGCGCCGCCGATCATCATGCTGTAGCCTTCCTCCAGCCCCCAGATCCCGCCGCTGGTGCCGCAGTCGACGAAATGCAGGCCAAGCTCGGCCAGACGCGCGCCACGGCGCTGGCTGTCCTTGTAGTTCGAATTTCCGCCATCGATGACGATATCGCCCGCCGCGAGCGCGGGCAGGATCTGGTCGAGCGTGCTATCGACCGGCTGGCCCGAGGGCACCATCAGCCACAGGATGCGCGGAGAGGGCAGGGCGGCGATCAGCTCGGACAGGCTGCCGACCGGGCCGATGCCGGGGGCTTGGGCCTGCGCGCGGGCCTCTGGGCTGGGGTCGAAGGCGGTGATCTGGTGGCCCTGCCGGGCGAGGCGCCGGGCCATATTGGCGCCCATGCGCCCAAGGCCGATCATTCCGAGTTCCATGGAACAAGCTCTCCTGTTTCTGGCGGGGTCCGCCTTTGGATGCAGGGCGATGTTAGGCCGATCACGGTCCCGGTCCACCCCTTTCGCCCGCGGTTCGCCTGTGCCCTTGCGGCACGGGGGAGACACAGGGTCGGCACAGGCGCCGCACGGTGCCGACCTCAGAAAAGCCGAGGATCTGGTTCCGAATTGCGGATTTTTCACCGCGCCGCCCACGCCCTAGGCTGAAAGTCAGCCGACCTCTGACGAAAGCGCGAAAGATGTGCCGATGATCCACAGCCGAGCCGTTCCGCCCGTCGGGGTCCCGATCTCCGTGGTCAGCGCCGCTTTGCCTGAAGGATCACGCCTGCGGGACGGGGTGATCGCGCTGGGGAACTTCGACGGTTTCCATCGCGGCCACCGCCTGCTGATCGGCACCGCCCGACGGATTGCGGCCACCCGTCGCCCCGTCGCGATCATGTCGGTCGAGCCCCATCCGCGCCAGTTCTTCGCCACGCCCGGCACCGCTCCGTTCCGGCTGGCCACGGCTGCGCAAAAGCTGCGCGCGGCGCAAGGCATCGGGCTCGGTTATCTGTTCCAGCCTGCCTTTGACGCCGAATTCGCCGGTCTGTCCCCCGAAGCCTTCATCGAGACGGTTCTGCACGCGCGTCTTGGCGTCTCGCATGTGGTGGTTGGCGCGGATTTTCGCTTTGGTGCGAAGCGCGCGGGCGATTGCCGCCTGCTCGCCGATCTTTGCCTGCGCCACGACATCGGCGTGACCTTGGTGCCGCTTCAGGGCGGCTTTTCGTCAAGCGCGGTGCGCGCGGCGCTGCGTGCGGGCGATCTGGAGGCCGCCTGTGCGAGCCTTGGCCGGACTTGGCAGGTCGAGCTTGTCGCGAGGCCAGAGGTCACTCAGCCGGGCTCTCTGCAGGGCTGGGCGCTGGCGCCTGAGTTGATCCGCCCACCCGCCGGGCGCTATCTGATCCGGGCTGAGGGCAAGGAGAGCGTCATTGACCTCACCGCCGAGGGCTGCCTGATGGGTGCGTCCGGCCCCGTCCCGCGCTGGATCGAGATACTTGCACGCTGCCGCTGACATCCTGAAAGGACAGACGATGATGACGACCCTGCACCTGCCGGCGCAAGGCTATACCACCCTGCCGTGGAAGAATGGCAGCGGCTCGACCGATGAAATCTGGCTCTGGCCGCCAGACGCCACGCGCGAGGCGTTTTCCATCCGCATCTCGCGCGCCCCGATCACCACGCGCGGCGTGTTTTCCTCCTTTCCCGGCGCGGATCGTGCGATCACGCTGATCGAGGGGCAGGGGCTTGCACTGGAATTTGATGAAATCCGTCAAGAGCTTGCGCCACTTGCGCCCTTCCTGTTCGACACCGGGCGCGCGCCAATCGGTGATCCGCTGGCCGGTCCGGTCCGGGTGTTCAATGTGATGGCGAAACGCGCGGAGTGGCGTCTGACCGGGGCGGCATTGGCCGCGCCCGGCACGGCCTTCGCCGCCGATCTGAGCGTGATCTTCGCGCTCGAGCCGCAAGGCATCACGACCGCGACCGGGCGGTTCGATCTGGCGGCGCAGGATACGCTGGTCACGCCCGAGGCCGGGCAGGTCGAAGGGCGCGCGCTGATCGTATCGCTGGCCCGCGCGGTGTGAGGGGCGCGGGAAGGGCGGCGGGCAGGGGCCCGCGCCGCCCTTTCCCGGGCTTAGGCCTTGAGATTTCAGCCCGGGAGGTTTTAGCCCGCGAAACCCTAGGCCGGGCGCGCGAATTTCTCGCGGCATTTCTCGGCGAAACGCTCGGCGGCGCTTGAGAGCTGATGCCCCTTGCGCCGGGCTAGAACGACATGGGCCAGCTGATGCGCACCGGCAAGCGGCAAGGCGACCAGCGGCAAGCCGTCATAGCTCATGCTGGCGGCGGGCTTCGTGGCCAACAGCGTATAGCCTAGACCATGGGCGACCATGCCGCGCACCATCTCGAACGAGACCGAGCGATGGGCAATCAGCGGTTCGACCCCCTGCGCGCGCAGAATGCCGGTGAAATAGGCGCTGGAGGGCGGGGCATCGAGCAGGACCATCGGCTCGGCGGCGAGATCGGTCGGATGCACTTCCGACTGGCGCGCCATCGGGTGATCTTCGGCCAGCAGCACATAGGGTTCGAGCGTGCCGAGCTCTTCCCAATCAAACCGCTCGTCGAGGTCATTGTCATAGATCAGCGCGATCTCGGTCTCGCCCGCGATCAGCCCCTCGGTCAGACGGCGCTGATCGCCTTCGAGCAGCTCGAGATCCAGCCCGCCCAGCTGTCGGATCAGCGCGGGCATGAGAAAGGGGCCGAAGGTGTGGAAGCAACCGACCTTTAGCTTGACCCCCTTGCCGTTCAAGGCGCCGCGCATGGTCCGGGGCGCATCAATCCGGCGCGAGGCGCCATAAGAGCGGTTGGCATAGATCAGCGGCGAGCCGAGCCGCGCGCTATGGGTGTCATCGACCGCGCACAGCAGCACATGATGGGTGCCGACCCGTTCCGCCGAGAGCACGCGGCATTCGAACGCCACCAGCGGATCGGCGACGCGGGGCGTGCCATTCTCCAGCGTGACCCACTCGGTGCATTCGAACTTGTCGCCAAGCTCGTCCTTGAAGCGCCCGGCAAAGGCCTCCGAGATATAGGATTGGTCTTCGCGCAGGACGTTGACGCAGAGCACGCCATTCTCGATGATCTTCGTGGCAGCCGGGCTGAGATGATGGACGCAGACCAGAAGCGTCGGCGCATCGCCATCCGCCGAAACCGAGGCCATGGCCGAAACCGTGACGCCTGCGCGGCCCGCGGGCCCGTCGGTTGTCACGATATTGACGGTGCAGGCCGCATGGCTCATTCCGGCGATGAAGCGATCGCGCGCGGTGGTTTCGGGAGTTTGGGCTTCGGCAGTCATCGGCATTCCTTTGGTCGAAGGCAGTGTCTTGTTGCTCAGAGTGACGAGTTTTCGGCCAAGTCCAAAATCGTGTTTTCCGGGGTGCTGCCTCAGGAAGTCTGAAGGGCGGCGCCTTCGGGAGCGCGCAGGCTGTCCAAGGGCAGCATTCCCGGCAGATTTCCGTCGGCCATCACCTCGCGGCAATGCGCGATAAAGGCCTCCGCCACGCGCGAGCGTCGGATTTCCGCCAGCGAGGCAATGCCGAAACTGAGCGAATGGGTGACATCTTCCAGCGGCAGATAGACCAGCGGCAGGCCGTTCTCCGCGCGCATGTTCAGGGGCCGCACCGTCATCATGCCGTAACCGATCCCCGCCGCCACATAGGACCGCAACGAGGCGATGGATTTGGTTTCCATGATGACATGAGGCGTGCCGCCGATCTGGCGGAAGAGCCCGAGGAAGTAATCGCGCGTCAGCGGCAGGTCGATCAGGATGAAGGGATCGTCGATCAGCTCGGCCAGCCGGATCGAGCGGCGCGCGGCAAAGCGGTGATCGGCGCCGACCAGCACATAGGTCTTGAGCTGGGCCAGTTCGATGAAATCGACATCCGGCGGCATGTTGAGATTATAGGTCAGCGCCAGATCAATCCGCGCGAGACGCAGCGCCTCGATGATCTCGGCCTCGCTGCCTTCGGTCAGCGTCATGCGGGCGTCTGTGTGGCGGCGCGAGAAACCGGCCCAAAGCTCGGGCGCGATCAGCGGCGCGAAGGTGAAGAAAGTGCCCACATTCAGCGCTCCCGAAATATGGTCGTTCACGTCATTGGCGACCTCGTAAAGCTCGGCGGCGGTGCGCAGGCTTTCCTTGGCGGCGCGCAGCAAGCGGGTGCCTGCGGGTGTCAGCGACAGGCCCTGCGCATGGTGGCGCAGGAAAAGCTGCACGTTGAATTCGGTTTCGAGGTGAGAAATCGCCGCCGAGATCGAGGGCTGCGAGATATTCACCTGTTCCGCGGCCTTGGTGACCGAGAGGGTCTCTCCGGCCGCAATGAAATAGCTGAGTTGCCTAAGTGTGAAACGCATTCTGTCCATCCCTTTCAGACGCGCAAACGAAGCATTCTGAATCGGACCTTCCGGCGTAGATGGAAAGCACCTTATTCCGGCATGTTTTCATATGTGTAATTGCACCAGCTCGCCGACAAGACGGGCGAGGCTTTGATCGCAAAGCGCCAGTTGCGCCGCCGAGATGAATTCATCGGGCTTGTGGCCCTGATCCATGAAACCCGGGCCGCAGATCGCCGTGGACATGCCGGTTGCCTGCTGGAAAAGCCCGCCTTCGGTGCCGAAAGCCACCTTGATTGCCGGGCCGTTCTCGCCGGTGATGCGTCGCAAAAGCGCGATGACCGGATCGCTGTCGGGCGTTGTCAGTCCGGGATAGCCCGAGATTTCGGTAATCTCGATCCGGGCTTGCGGGAAGCGGTCGCGATGGGGGGCGGCGATGGTTTCGGCGTCGAGCGCAAGGCCCGCCAGGATCTCGGCCGGATCATCCTCTGCGAGATTGCGGATCTCGAAATCAATCTCGCAGAGGTTCGGCACGATATTGAGCGCGGTGCCCGCGCGCATGATCCCGGCATGAAGGGTCGAATAGGGAATGTCATAGGCCGGATCGCGGTGGCCGGTCAGCGCAAGCTCGGCCTGCCGGGCTTCAAGGCTCGCGATAAAGGCGGCGCCCAGATGGATCGCGTTCAGCGCCTGAGGGGCCAGCGCCGAATGGCCCTCTTGGCCGAAGCAGCAGGCGCGATAGCCGGTCTTGCCCTTGTGGCCGGTGGCGATCTTCATGCCGGTCGGCTCGCCGATGATGCACAGCGCGGGGCGCAGCGGGCGCGCCTCGATAGCCGCGATCAGGCTGCGCACGCCCATGCAGCCGATTTCCTCGTCATAGGACAAAGCGAGATGCAGAGGCCGTGTCAGCGGACGCTTGGCCGCCAGCAAAAGCGCGCGGATCGCCGCCGCGACAAAGCCCTTCATATCGGTGGTGCCGCGCCCGTAATAGCGCCCGTCCTCTTCCGTCAGCGTGAAGGGATCGCGCGTCCAATCCTGCCCGGCCACCGGGACGACATCGCTATGACCGGACAAGACCACCCCGCCCGCGATCTCGGGCCCGACGCTCGCCCAAAGATTGGCGCGGCTGCCGTCGTCATGGGCAAAACGCTCGATCCGCGCGCCTGCGGGGCCGAGCAGGCTTTCGACATAATCGAGCAGATCAAGGTTCGAGCGGCGCGAGATCGTCTCAAACGAGATCAGCCTGCGCAGGATGTCGAGGGTCGAGGGCGTCGCGGTCACGGTCATCTTTCAGGGAATCGGGGGCGACCGAAGCCGCCCCACACAGGGATCACAGATCGCCGGGCACGCCATAGCTTGGCGCGGCATCGGGATTGAGCGCACGGGTGACATAGGCTTCCATCTCCAGCCGCCAGCGCGCCCAAAGCGCCGCGCAATCCTCGATCGGATCGCCCTCGCTCCAGTCTATGCGCAGATCGGCAATCGGCCAGCTCACCTTATCGACGATGATCAGGCCCATGGAATGCACCGGACCTTCCTCGCCCCCCGCCGCGACCGAGGCGCGCATTCCGGCCAACAGCCTGTCGCCGAGATGCTGGCCCTTGGCGGCGGCGAATTCCGCGACCATCCTCTCGGGGATGTCGGCGGCGCAAAGCAGATTGCCCGCCGCCGCGACGCCCTCGCCATAGGCAATCGCATGGGTGCCAAGCGTGCGCGCCCCCGACCAGCCCGCCGTGCCGCCGTTGCGATCCACCAGCGCCAATTGGCGAAAGTCGATATGCGGCGCCTCGGCGGTCAGCCGGGCGAGTGCGTCCGAGGCCGAAAGCCCTTGCGCCATCAGATCGAGCCCCTTCGGGCCGAGGCTCGGATCGGTGATGTTCTGGGTCGCAACCACGCCGACGCCTGCCCGCGCATGGGCGCAACGCGCGGCCACGCAAGGCGACGAGGACGAGACCGCGATCCCGAACATGCCGGTGTCAGGGCAGCGCCCCGAAATCGAGAAGGTCATGCCCGCCCCCTCATGCGTCCGGAATGACGGCGGTCGCCTCGATCTCGACGATCCATTCGGGACGCGCCAGCGCGGGCACGACGATCCCGGTCGAGCAGGGATGCACGCCTTTGATATGCTTGCCCATTTCCTGATAAACCGCCTCGCGGTAACGGATATCGGTGACATAGACGACGATGCGGCAAATATGCTCCATCTTCGATCCCGCCTCTTCGAGCAGCATCTTGATGTTTTCCATCGTCTTGCGCGTCTGCATCGCAGGATCGCCGACATGCAGACATTCGCGCGTGTCGAGATCTTGCGCGACCTGACCGCGCAGGAACACCATCGTGCCACGCGCGACGACGCCCTGGCTCAGATCGTTGTTCAGATTCTGCTCGGGATAGGTTTCTTTGGTGTTGAAGGGGCGGATGCGGTGATGAACGGTCATCTGTTTGGCTTTCCTGAAAGAATTAGCGTTTGTCGCCCCAGACCTGATCGGACAGGCCTGCGGATTTGTGGGTGAAGCGCAAAGCCTCGTTCCAGTCGAAGTTGCGATAAACCGCCGCGAGATGGGCGAAGGGCGGCGATTGCGCGAACAGCTGGAAGGTCAAGCGGTGGCCGGCGTAATCCGAATTCAGCAGATCACGAGCATAGGCCAGCAGCTTGCGGCGGTCCTCGCTCGCCCAGTTTTCATTGAGCGTGTAGAACTTATCGAGCCACGGCCCGGCCTCGGGATCCTCGAAACTCGCGACATCGGGGGTAATGCAGATCTGGCCGCCGCAAAGCTCGCGGGCGATATGCATCATATGGTGCAATTGCGAGCAGGCGAGCACGCGGCCGGTCATCAAAAGCGACTGGTTCGGCATCAAAAGACCGCCCGGGCTTTCCTCGGCATCGGCAATCGCGGCGGTGAGATGGGCATTGATGCCCTCGCGGTAGCACGCCAGCGTCGCCAGCTTTTCCTGAACCGCCGGTTGATGCTCAAGCCCGGTCTGGCGCACGTTCCACAAAGCCGCGCCGATCAGCATATCGGCAAGCTTCAGGTTGCGCTGCACGAAGGCAAAGGCCGAGTAGCGGTGCAGGGTCGCGCGGATGAAAGTGGCGGCTTTGGTGTGCTGATAAAACAGCACATTTTCCCACGGGATCAGCACATTGTCGTAAACGACCAGCGTCTCGACCTCGTCGAATTTGTTCGAGAGCGGATAATCACGCGCCGGGGCGCGACCGGCAAACCCCGTGCGCGCGATAAAGCGCAGGTTCGGCGAGGAAAAGTCGCAGACAAAGCCCACCGCATAATCCGACATCGCCTCATTGCCCCAATTGGCAATCGTCGGTTTGGTGAAGGCCTGGTTGGCATAGGCGGCCGCGGTTTCATATTTCGCGCCGCGCACGATGATCCCTGCATCGGTCTCCTTGACCACATGCAACAGCATGTCCGGATCCTGATCCTGCGGCCGTTTCGAGCGGTCGCCCTTCGGATCGGTATTGGCCGAGACATGGAACGGGTCGGTCTTGATGACGTGATGGATATGGTTGCGGATATTGGTCGAGAAGCGCGGATCGACCTCGTTCAGGATGTCCTGCCCGTCGTAAAGTGACCACATCTCGCCTGCGGTCTCGTCGCCGACACGGGTGACGACGCCGCCGATATCTTCCAGAACCGTATCGGTGGCGCGGCGTTTGGCGTGCCAGTCGTCCTTGGTATAGGGCAGTTTCAGCCCGACCGAGAAACGCTCGCCATTTTCCTCATAGCTCATCACATCGCGCGTCGCGTCGTCATGCGCCATGTCGTAAATCCGGGCGCGCACGTCGATCATCGGCTTGAACATCGGATGTTTGGTGATGTCCTGCACGCGTTCGCCATTGATCCAGACGCGGCGACCGTCGCGGATGGAATCGCGATACTGTTCTCCGGTTCTTAACATTTTATCCTCAGTTTGGCTTGGGGGCGGAGGTCTTCTCCCGAGGCAGATGCCGCGGGCGGGTCAGTCTTGGGCGCGGGCAAAGCTCTCCCGGCCTCCCGCGCGAGGGGCTGCGCGGGAGGGGAGAACCGATCCCCGGCGGGAGGGTCAGATCAGAAAGGGGTCAGATCAGAAGGGGCTCAGGGTTTGGTGTAAGTCGTCCATTTGCCGTCGCGCACGGTCTTCAGCTCGATCGCGATCGGGGTTTGGGTTTGGCCATTGGCGTCGAAGGTGATCTCGCCGGTGGCGCCGTCGAACTTACCCGAGCGGATCGCCTCGGCCAGCTTGACCTTGTCCTCGGTGCCGACCTCTTTGGCGGCGGCAATGATGATATTGGCCGCGTCGAAGGCGAATTTCGTATAGGGGCTCTCGGGCTCGGCAAAGCCTTTGGCGGTGTAATCGGCCTCCATCTTGGCCAGTTTCGGCGTCTGCGCGGCCGAGGGATAGGACACGATGGCATTCGAGGCGGCATCGCCCGCGACCGAGATGAATTCCGGATCATAGAAACCCGAGATCCCGATCATCGGCTTGTCGAGCCCGATTTCCTTCATCTGCTTGGCGAGAATCCCCGCCTCGGTGATGACGCCGCCAAAATAGACCGCATCGACATTCTTGCCCTTGAGCGCGGTCAGGATGGTGCGGAAATCGGTCGAGCCGACCGGCAGCAGATCGGTCGAGACGATCTCGCCACCCGAAGCCGGGACGAATTCGTTGAAGGCGTCGGCATTGGCCTTGCCGTAATCCGAGGTATCGGCAATCACCGCGATCTTCTTGGCGCCGAAATCCTTGACCGCCCATTCGGCGAGCGGCTTGTTTTCGGTCAGCAGCGTCGGCGTGACGCGGGTCACCTGCAACAGGTTCTGCTTGGTGATATCGGGCGAGATCGCCCCCCAAATCACCAGCGGCACCTGGAAGCGGGCAAAGACCGGCATCGTCGCCAAGGCCACCGGAGAGTTCCAGTGCCCGGTCGCGGCAATCACCTGGGGGTCATTCACAAGTTTCATAGCCGCCGAAACCCCGGTCTGGGGATCAGAGGCATCGTCAAGCACCACCGGCTCAACCGTGAAGGGTTGCGCGGGATCGGCATTCGCCTGCTCGATTGCCAGCAGGAAGCCGTTCTTCGCGCCCAACCCCTGAGCGGCATTGCCGCCAGAGATCGGCCCGATGAAGCCGATCTTCACGGTCGGGCGATCGGCGAAGGCAGGGGCCGCCAGCAGTGCAGTAGAGAGCGCGAGACCGGCCAGAACGGCGCGGCGCGTTGTCGTCAAAAGTGCCATATTCCTCTCCTGTGATTGGCGAGAGTCTCGCCGGTCTTTTCGTTATTTTTCTGGATTTCCATTTGCTTGCGCCAAATTGACGCAGGCGGGAAACGGAAGTCTGGGGGGCGTCTTCCCTTTAGCATCCGCCGAAGATGGCCCCGATGAGAAGCCTTATTATCTGAGCCATTGGGTCAGAAAAAACGAAGCGCCTCGCGCGCCATTTCCATTGCGCGATGAGGGCGCGGGCGCCCATCCTCTTCGGAAAAACCAATCCAATGCATCAACTCGGGAGGATCGGCATGGATAGTCTATTCCTTCAGTACCTGCTCAACTGGCTGGTCCTGGGAAGTATCTATACGCTTGTGGCAATCGGTTTCAGTCTGCTGTTCGGCCTGCTCAACGTCATTCACTTTTCGCATGGGGACGTGTCGATGATCGCCCCCTTCGTGGCTTTGGGCAGCCTGCAGTTCTTGCTGGGAATCACCAGCAGCACGGTTGGCATCGGCCCGATTCTTCTGGTTCTGGCGCTTGCCATTCTGGTCACGGGGGTGATCGGGATCGCGGCGGACCGGCTGGTGATCTCGCGCTTCCGGCAGGCTCCGGCGATGATGGCGCTGGTCGCGACCGTCGCCCTTGGCACGGTCGTGCGCGAGCTCATTCGCGGTTTCTATCCGCAGGGCTCGAACCCCAAGGCCTTCCCCTCGATCGTCGAGGGATTCGTCACGCTGAACAGCCTGCGGCTGCCCGCGCTGCCGGTGCTGATCATCGCGACCACGGTTCTCGTCATCGTGCTGATGGCGGCTTTGATGCAGAAAACCCCGATCGGAATGCGCATCCGTGCCGTGGCCGAAGATGCCGCGACCGCGCGGCTGATGGGGATCACGCCTTCGCGGATCTTTGCCTTCACCTTCTTTCTCGCTTCGGCGGTCGGGGCATTGGGCGCTTTGTTTTTCGCAAGCTATGCTGGCGTCGTGCGCTTCGACTTTGGCGTGCAGCTCGGGCTGATCGGCTTTTCGGCGGCGGTGATTGGCGGGCTGGGTTCAATGACCGGAGCGGTTCTCGGCTCGTTGGCGATTGCCGGGATCGAGACTCTGGTTCAGGCCAATATGGCGGACGGGGCCTCTTATCGGCTCGTCTTCTGCTTCCTTCTGGTCATCTTCATGCTCTGCGTGCGGCCCTCGGGGCTGCTCGGCAAGCCCGTGTTCGAAAAGGTCTGAGCCGATGTCGACGACACTGACCCAAACCGCAAACCGGACCGGGCTTCCTGCAAGCCTTGTCGTCACCGTGACCGAGATCGCCGCCGCCGCCCTGCTTCTGGCCTTTCTGGCCGCAGAATCGACGGTGATGGTCGTGGCGCTTCTGGCGCTGATGGGGGCGATTTTCGCGGGATTGCAGCTTTGGCCGCAGCTCGAAGAGGTGATCGTGCGCGCCTTCCATGATGCGCGCGCCTTGGCGACCGCGCTCGCGCTGATCATTATCCTGATCTATCCGTTCTTTCTGGGCAACAACACCTATGCGCTGCATCTGCTGATCGTCGCGCTGATCTATTCGACGCTGGCGCTGGCGCTGAACTTCCAGCTCGGTTCGGTCAATATCCCGAACTTCGCGACCGGGGCGACCTATGGCATCGGCGCCTATACCTCGGCGCTGCTCGCGATCAATTTCGGCTGGAGCTTCTGGGCGACGCTGCCCGCCGCCGCGATCACCGCGACCGTCTTTGGCTTTCTGCTGGGCATTCCCTCGATGCGGACGCGCGACAGCTATCTGGCGCTGGTGACCATCGCCTTCGGGATCGTCATCCAGCAGCTTTTGAACAACCTCAGCTGGACCGGCGGCGCCAATGGTCTCGTGGGCATTCCCGCGCCCAGCCTTTTTGGCCATTCCTTCATGTCGCCGATCGAGATCGCGGGCCGCAAATTGCCGCCGCAGGCCAATTTCTATTATCTCTCGGCCGCGCTTCTCGGGCTCGCGATCCTCTCGGCGAAACGGCTGCATGAAAGCCGGGTCGGACTGGCCTGGAACGCGATCCGCGCCGATGAGCTGGCCGCGAAATGCCAAGGCATCAATGTCGTCTGGTATAAGATCCTCGCCTTTGGCGTTGACGCCTTTCTGGCGGCTTTCGCCGGGACGATCTATGCGTTCTATATTTCCTATATCTCGCCCGACAACTTCACCTTCCTTGTGTCGGTAACGATCATGACCATGGTGATCGTGGGCGGTATGGACAACACGCTTGGCGTGATCCTCGGAGCCTTCCTGCTGACGATGCTGCCCGAAAAGCTGCGCGTCTTTTCCGATTACCGGCTGCTCTTCGTCTCGGTCGTGGTGATCTTGTTCCTGATCCTGCGCCCGAAAGGGCTCTTCCCGCAGCGTCAGCGCCATTACGGAGAGAAATGATGAGCACCGCTTTGCTTGATCTCAAAGGGCTCGGCATCCGGTTCGGCGGGCTGGTCGCGGTGGATGGGGTCGATCTGACCATCCGCCCCTCGACCATCACCTGCATCATCGGGCCAAATGGCGCGGGGAAATCCACGCTTTTCAACCTCATCACCGGGATCTATCGCCCGACCTCGGGTCAGGTTCTGCTCAAGGGCGAGGACATCACCGGCCAGCCCGCTTATCGCATTGCCGAGAAAGGGATTGCGCGGACCTTCCAATCCTCGCGGCTCTTTGACGATCTCTCGATCCTCGACAATGTCATCATCGGCATGCACGCCCGCACCCGGACCGGCGTGCTGACCGCGCTGTTGCGCCCCGCGCGGGCCAAGCGCGAGCTGGAGGCCTGCGCCGTCGAGGCCGAAGAGATCCTGCGCGTCATCTCGGACGAGCTTTACCAGCGCCGCTATGAGCCCGCGGGCATCCTGCCTCAGGCCGATCGGCGGCGGCTGGAGATTGCCCGCGCTCTTGCCCTGAAGCCGCAGTTGATCCTGCTCGACGAGCCATCCTCGGGGATGGATGACCGCGATACCGCGGCGCTGATGGCGGACATTCGCCGGGTCATGGCCGACCGGCCGGGGCTGTCGTTTCTCATCATCGAACATGACATGCGGCTGGTGGCGGATCTGCCCGAAACCGTCGTGGTGATTGATTACGGCAAGAAGATTGCCGAGGGGCCCTTTGCCGAGGTGCGGCTGATGCCGCGCGTCCAGCAGGCTTATCTGGGACAGAAAGCGGTGGAACATGCTTGAGCTGAGAAATGTCTCGACCTCCTATGGCCCGGTCGGCATGTTGCGCGGCGTCAATTTAAGCGTCGGCAAGGGCGAGCTCGTCTGTCTGCTCGGCCC from Paracoccus aminophilus JCM 7686 encodes the following:
- a CDS encoding 4-hydroxyphenylacetate 3-hydroxylase family protein; the encoded protein is MLRTGEQYRDSIRDGRRVWINGERVQDITKHPMFKPMIDVRARIYDMAHDDATRDVMSYEENGERFSVGLKLPYTKDDWHAKRRATDTVLEDIGGVVTRVGDETAGEMWSLYDGQDILNEVDPRFSTNIRNHIHHVIKTDPFHVSANTDPKGDRSKRPQDQDPDMLLHVVKETDAGIIVRGAKYETAAAYANQAFTKPTIANWGNEAMSDYAVGFVCDFSSPNLRFIARTGFAGRAPARDYPLSNKFDEVETLVVYDNVLIPWENVLFYQHTKAATFIRATLHRYSAFAFVQRNLKLADMLIGAALWNVRQTGLEHQPAVQEKLATLACYREGINAHLTAAIADAEESPGGLLMPNQSLLMTGRVLACSQLHHMMHIARELCGGQICITPDVASFEDPEAGPWLDKFYTLNENWASEDRRKLLAYARDLLNSDYAGHRLTFQLFAQSPPFAHLAAVYRNFDWNEALRFTHKSAGLSDQVWGDKR
- a CDS encoding branched-chain amino acid ABC transporter substrate-binding protein — translated: MALLTTTRRAVLAGLALSTALLAAPAFADRPTVKIGFIGPISGGNAAQGLGAKNGFLLAIEQANADPAQPFTVEPVVLDDASDPQTGVSAAMKLVNDPQVIAATGHWNSPVALATMPVFARFQVPLVIWGAISPDITKQNLLQVTRVTPTLLTENKPLAEWAVKDFGAKKIAVIADTSDYGKANADAFNEFVPASGGEIVSTDLLPVGSTDFRTILTALKGKNVDAVYFGGVITEAGILAKQMKEIGLDKPMIGISGFYDPEFISVAGDAASNAIVSYPSAAQTPKLAKMEADYTAKGFAEPESPYTKFAFDAANIIIAAAKEVGTEDKVKLAEAIRSGKFDGATGEITFDANGQTQTPIAIELKTVRDGKWTTYTKP
- a CDS encoding branched-chain amino acid ABC transporter permease, yielding MDSLFLQYLLNWLVLGSIYTLVAIGFSLLFGLLNVIHFSHGDVSMIAPFVALGSLQFLLGITSSTVGIGPILLVLALAILVTGVIGIAADRLVISRFRQAPAMMALVATVALGTVVRELIRGFYPQGSNPKAFPSIVEGFVTLNSLRLPALPVLIIATTVLVIVLMAALMQKTPIGMRIRAVAEDAATARLMGITPSRIFAFTFFLASAVGALGALFFASYAGVVRFDFGVQLGLIGFSAAVIGGLGSMTGAVLGSLAIAGIETLVQANMADGASYRLVFCFLLVIFMLCVRPSGLLGKPVFEKV
- a CDS encoding branched-chain amino acid ABC transporter permease, which codes for MSTTLTQTANRTGLPASLVVTVTEIAAAALLLAFLAAESTVMVVALLALMGAIFAGLQLWPQLEEVIVRAFHDARALATALALIIILIYPFFLGNNTYALHLLIVALIYSTLALALNFQLGSVNIPNFATGATYGIGAYTSALLAINFGWSFWATLPAAAITATVFGFLLGIPSMRTRDSYLALVTIAFGIVIQQLLNNLSWTGGANGLVGIPAPSLFGHSFMSPIEIAGRKLPPQANFYYLSAALLGLAILSAKRLHESRVGLAWNAIRADELAAKCQGINVVWYKILAFGVDAFLAAFAGTIYAFYISYISPDNFTFLVSVTIMTMVIVGGMDNTLGVILGAFLLTMLPEKLRVFSDYRLLFVSVVVILFLILRPKGLFPQRQRHYGEK
- a CDS encoding ABC transporter ATP-binding protein; its protein translation is MSTALLDLKGLGIRFGGLVAVDGVDLTIRPSTITCIIGPNGAGKSTLFNLITGIYRPTSGQVLLKGEDITGQPAYRIAEKGIARTFQSSRLFDDLSILDNVIIGMHARTRTGVLTALLRPARAKRELEACAVEAEEILRVISDELYQRRYEPAGILPQADRRRLEIARALALKPQLILLDEPSSGMDDRDTAALMADIRRVMADRPGLSFLIIEHDMRLVADLPETVVVIDYGKKIAEGPFAEVRLMPRVQQAYLGQKAVEHA